Proteins encoded within one genomic window of Formosa agariphila KMM 3901:
- a CDS encoding sulfurtransferase, producing the protein MNKAILSAEGLNQILNTENLIILDCTLKNQLLKQPIEIQDIQIKNARFFDLKFKFSDLTNEFPTAYPSKSQFETEAQALGINTNSTIVVYDANGIYSSPRVWWLFKSMGHQDVYVLDGGLPEWISKGFPTETKTESNYPKGNFKANLNPEIVRRFDDVFNNLTTKKELVVDVRSADRFNGVVKEPREGLRSGQIDNSINIPYTKVLNNGKFESEAKLIELFKSLEQEDKPLVFSCGSGITACVMYLASEGILKNKKAVYDGSWTEWGDKVKAD; encoded by the coding sequence ATGAATAAAGCAATACTATCTGCCGAAGGGCTAAACCAGATATTAAATACTGAAAATTTAATCATCTTAGACTGTACTTTAAAAAATCAACTTTTAAAACAACCTATAGAAATTCAAGATATTCAGATTAAGAATGCGCGTTTTTTTGATCTTAAATTTAAGTTTAGTGATCTAACCAATGAATTCCCTACAGCTTATCCTTCAAAATCTCAATTTGAAACAGAAGCGCAAGCATTAGGTATTAATACGAATAGTACTATTGTGGTTTATGATGCCAACGGTATTTATTCTAGTCCGCGGGTTTGGTGGCTGTTTAAATCTATGGGACACCAAGACGTTTATGTTTTAGATGGTGGTTTACCAGAATGGATTTCTAAAGGGTTTCCTACAGAAACAAAAACTGAAAGCAATTACCCAAAAGGAAATTTTAAAGCCAATTTAAATCCTGAAATCGTAAGAAGATTCGATGATGTCTTTAATAATCTAACCACTAAAAAAGAATTGGTTGTTGATGTGCGTTCTGCAGACCGCTTTAATGGCGTCGTTAAAGAACCTCGCGAAGGACTTAGAAGCGGACAAATTGATAATTCCATCAACATACCCTATACCAAGGTACTTAACAACGGGAAATTTGAAAGTGAAGCCAAGTTAATTGAACTATTTAAATCTTTAGAACAAGAAGACAAACCTCTTGTTTTTAGTTGTGGTTCGGGCATTACAGCATGTGTTATGTATTTGGCTTCCGAAGGCATATTAAAAAACAAAAAAGCGGTCTATGATGGTTCGTGGACCGAATGGGGTGATAAAGTTAAAGCTGATTAA
- a CDS encoding leucine-rich repeat-containing protein kinase family protein, producing the protein MLHTLEELKSGQLVGLKTLKLACGLKTFPAEILELADTLEVLDLSDNHLSSIPNSITELKKLRIIFFARNNFTAFPKGLAKCPELNMVGFKSNQITNVPENVFPPKLNWLILTDNKITTLPKSIGDCKWLQKCALAGNQITELPEEMANCKNLELLRISANNLKIIPQWLFNLPKLSWVAFGGNPGAHDIEIDTDLDSYAWQDFSIETLLGEGASGLISKAKWHSQQDDVAIKIFKGDVTSDGLPDDEMSASIAAGSHDSLIPILGKLKDHPEDKSGLIMSLIAPSYINLGNPPSMASCTRDVFDEDTTFNDNELLKIAKNIASVSAQLHARGINHGDLYAHNILVNDTADCLLGDFGAASFYDIYANDAHAIERVEVRAYGCLIEDLLNLVPETQMDSKKRTTWESLISDCFLPEVQWRPNFIEILEKLERF; encoded by the coding sequence ATGCTACATACTTTAGAAGAATTAAAATCAGGGCAATTAGTCGGATTAAAAACATTAAAACTAGCCTGTGGTTTAAAAACCTTTCCAGCAGAAATATTAGAACTGGCAGATACGTTAGAAGTTTTAGACTTGTCTGATAATCATTTATCTTCTATACCAAATTCTATTACTGAACTTAAGAAGTTAAGAATCATATTTTTTGCACGCAATAATTTTACAGCATTTCCTAAGGGTTTAGCGAAATGTCCAGAATTGAATATGGTTGGGTTTAAATCAAATCAGATTACAAACGTTCCCGAAAATGTGTTTCCTCCAAAATTAAATTGGTTGATTTTAACCGATAATAAGATAACGACCTTACCAAAAAGTATTGGAGATTGTAAGTGGCTTCAAAAATGTGCTTTAGCAGGTAATCAAATTACAGAACTTCCTGAAGAAATGGCTAATTGCAAGAATTTAGAACTATTAAGGATTTCTGCTAATAACTTAAAAATAATTCCACAATGGCTGTTTAATTTGCCTAAATTATCTTGGGTAGCTTTTGGAGGAAACCCAGGAGCACATGACATAGAAATCGATACAGATTTGGATTCATACGCTTGGCAAGACTTTAGTATTGAAACGTTACTAGGCGAGGGGGCATCTGGATTAATTTCTAAAGCCAAATGGCATTCGCAACAAGACGATGTCGCAATTAAAATCTTTAAGGGCGATGTTACGAGTGATGGATTACCAGATGATGAAATGTCGGCCTCTATAGCAGCGGGTTCACATGACAGTTTAATTCCGATTTTAGGAAAATTAAAAGATCATCCAGAAGATAAGAGTGGTTTAATTATGAGTTTAATTGCTCCTTCTTATATAAACTTAGGAAACCCACCGAGTATGGCATCTTGTACTCGAGATGTGTTTGATGAGGATACTACTTTTAATGACAACGAATTACTTAAAATAGCTAAAAATATAGCTTCGGTAAGTGCACAATTACATGCTAGAGGTATAAACCATGGCGATCTGTATGCGCACAATATTTTGGTTAACGATACAGCCGATTGTTTATTAGGAGATTTTGGGGCAGCTTCATTTTACGATATTTATGCCAATGATGCTCATGCTATAGAGCGTGTAGAAGTACGTGCATATGGCTGTTTAATAGAAGATCTTTTAAATCTCGTTCCTGAAACGCAAATGGATTCTAAAAAGAGAACGACATGGGAAAGTTTAATTTCAGATTGTTTCTTGCCAGAGGTGCAATGGCGTCCAAATTTTATAGAAATCTTAGAAAAACTAGAGCGATTCTAA
- a CDS encoding polysaccharide lyase family 7 protein: MIINYKTLLQFFTAFIILFNLNNPLWAQKIPSDLMDNCLQWKITYPTGQEEKQLCDEPNNEYFFVNETEDAIVFRTPIRLDNGTTPNSDNIRSELREREADGSVDIYWTTEGSHMLYVEQAITHLPINKPELVASQIHGNKEAGIDDSMVMRLEESHLFLSFNGGKLRKNITIKEDYVLGTKHEVIFLVVNGKHYCYYAEDGKLLEAYNNNDASQYLIRDIENDNDYVMDLNYEDSYFKVGNYTQSNSKEEGYDVNNPENYGEVLVYDFTVVHDEVLVSGVTLTPSHVNLSIGGPFQLTKTITPANATNKSVTYTSSNTAVVEVNENGVLTGIAEGSATVTATTVEGGFTDTITVDVVGNPVGDNLALNKPVTGTGTHDADNVVENLVDGSTSTRWSVSGFPQTAIIDLGQQYSLHRSEVVCYTDRAYQYSIAVSDTENGTYTEIVDRTENVTPGDAANPIVDLFSAVDGRFIKLTVTGAAVYDGPWVSLSEFRIYGESSLSIDDNTSDVTNITLSPNPTSDIVNISGAEMYNTLQVYDQLGKLVMQRTITDGAINISHLSSGLYIFRLSGASQSINKRVIKK, from the coding sequence ATGATAATAAATTACAAAACACTATTACAATTTTTTACAGCATTCATTATCCTTTTTAACCTTAATAATCCACTGTGGGCACAGAAAATTCCATCCGATTTAATGGATAATTGTTTACAATGGAAAATAACATATCCTACAGGTCAAGAAGAAAAACAATTATGCGATGAACCTAATAACGAATACTTTTTTGTTAATGAAACAGAAGATGCTATCGTTTTTCGTACGCCTATTCGATTAGATAATGGTACAACACCAAATTCAGATAATATACGATCAGAGCTTCGAGAACGTGAAGCAGATGGCAGTGTAGATATTTATTGGACTACCGAAGGGTCGCATATGCTCTATGTAGAACAAGCGATTACTCATTTACCTATAAACAAACCTGAGTTAGTAGCCTCGCAAATACATGGAAATAAAGAAGCAGGTATTGATGATTCTATGGTAATGAGACTAGAAGAATCTCATTTATTTTTATCTTTTAATGGAGGTAAATTAAGAAAAAACATAACCATAAAAGAAGATTATGTTTTAGGAACTAAGCATGAAGTTATTTTCTTGGTAGTTAATGGTAAACACTATTGTTATTATGCTGAAGATGGTAAGCTTTTAGAGGCTTATAATAATAATGATGCTTCGCAATACCTTATTAGAGATATTGAAAATGATAACGATTATGTGATGGATTTGAATTATGAAGATTCTTACTTTAAAGTTGGGAACTATACTCAAAGTAATTCAAAAGAAGAGGGTTATGATGTTAATAATCCTGAAAATTATGGCGAAGTTTTAGTTTATGATTTTACAGTTGTTCACGATGAAGTTTTAGTAAGCGGTGTAACACTTACACCTAGTCATGTTAATCTTTCTATAGGCGGACCTTTTCAATTAACAAAAACTATTACTCCTGCAAACGCAACAAATAAATCTGTAACTTATACGTCTTCAAATACAGCTGTTGTAGAAGTAAATGAAAATGGCGTTTTAACGGGTATTGCAGAAGGAAGTGCTACTGTTACAGCAACCACTGTAGAAGGCGGTTTTACAGACACCATTACAGTAGATGTTGTTGGTAACCCAGTGGGAGATAATTTAGCACTCAATAAACCCGTAACAGGTACAGGAACTCATGATGCAGATAACGTGGTAGAAAATTTGGTTGATGGTTCAACTTCTACAAGATGGTCTGTTTCTGGATTTCCACAAACTGCAATTATAGATTTAGGTCAGCAGTATAGTTTACACCGATCCGAGGTTGTATGTTATACAGATAGAGCATATCAATATTCAATAGCTGTGTCTGATACAGAAAACGGCACTTATACCGAGATTGTAGATAGAACTGAAAATGTAACTCCTGGTGATGCTGCAAATCCAATTGTAGATTTATTTTCAGCTGTAGATGGACGCTTTATTAAATTAACCGTTACAGGAGCTGCTGTTTACGACGGACCTTGGGTTAGTTTATCTGAATTTAGAATCTATGGCGAATCGTCATTAAGTATAGATGATAATACTTCTGATGTAACTAATATTACATTATCTCCTAATCCTACTTCAGATATCGTTAATATAAGCGGGGCAGAAATGTATAACACTTTACAAGTTTACGATCAATTAGGAAAATTGGTTATGCAGCGCACTATTACAGATGGAGCTATAAACATCTCCCATTTAAGTTCTGGCTTATATATCTTTAGATTATCTGGAGCATCACAATCTATTAATAAACGAGTAATTAAAAAATAA
- a CDS encoding GNAT family N-acetyltransferase — protein sequence MTIRKATINDLYAIVDLLADDELGQIREQLKNPLPTSYIKAFETITEDAHQELMVVENESSEIIGTFQLTFIQYLNYSGGLRAQVETVQIRKDHRSLGIGKRIFEWIIQHAKARNAIILQLTSDKKRPRAIKFYEALGFTATHEGMKMHF from the coding sequence ATGACAATTAGAAAAGCGACCATTAACGACCTATATGCCATTGTAGATTTACTTGCAGATGATGAACTTGGACAAATAAGAGAACAGTTAAAAAATCCACTCCCAACATCTTACATTAAAGCGTTTGAAACTATTACTGAAGACGCACATCAAGAACTTATGGTAGTTGAAAATGAATCTTCAGAAATTATTGGAACTTTCCAACTGACATTTATTCAATACTTAAATTATAGTGGCGGATTAAGAGCACAAGTAGAAACTGTACAGATTAGAAAAGACCACAGAAGCTTAGGCATTGGAAAACGAATATTTGAATGGATTATACAACACGCCAAAGCACGTAACGCTATTATCCTTCAATTAACTTCGGATAAAAAAAGACCTAGAGCCATCAAATTTTACGAAGCCCTCGGTTTTACAGCCACACATGAAGGCATGAAAATGCACTTTTAA
- a CDS encoding polysaccharide lyase family 7 protein codes for MITKGIFNSKLLFILSIMLFVACSSDSTDNENTNTDGDEITDADGDGDETEEPDITEENISWKNWYLSVPIDSGNGKATSIQPSDIINDNLSSSQSKYFYKNDDGSYTLWTKFTGITTSGVSTLGDKYCRTELREYWKGNQDTNDNWSMSTGVHILESTINVDYVEGNGRTIVAQIHGKSSEGIPGDPATVKIRWNSGMIQIDHYTKPDNNEAWTSAYDDKIDFGRVDNEIFTFKMKVENGKLYCALVCEAKDLDIEYTEIYDYVGNGYIHENYFKTGNYFGWHDDYEKSAQVVLHKVVTSHE; via the coding sequence ATGATAACAAAAGGAATTTTTAATAGTAAATTACTGTTTATTTTATCAATTATGCTATTCGTAGCTTGTAGTTCCGATAGCACAGATAATGAGAATACAAATACCGATGGTGACGAAATTACAGATGCTGATGGAGATGGAGATGAAACAGAAGAACCAGATATTACAGAAGAAAACATCTCGTGGAAAAATTGGTATTTATCTGTACCTATAGATTCTGGAAATGGAAAAGCAACATCCATACAACCTTCAGATATTATAAATGATAATCTATCGTCTAGCCAGTCTAAATATTTCTATAAAAACGATGACGGCTCGTATACACTTTGGACTAAATTTACAGGAATAACAACCTCTGGTGTATCTACTTTAGGCGATAAATATTGTAGAACAGAACTTAGAGAATATTGGAAAGGTAATCAAGATACCAACGATAATTGGTCTATGTCAACTGGCGTTCATATTTTAGAATCTACTATTAATGTTGATTATGTTGAAGGTAATGGCCGTACTATTGTGGCTCAAATCCACGGTAAATCTTCTGAAGGTATTCCGGGTGATCCTGCAACTGTTAAAATTAGATGGAATAGCGGAATGATACAAATAGACCACTACACCAAGCCTGATAATAACGAGGCGTGGACAAGTGCCTATGATGATAAAATTGATTTTGGACGAGTTGATAATGAAATTTTCACATTTAAAATGAAAGTTGAAAACGGAAAATTATATTGTGCGCTAGTCTGTGAAGCTAAAGATTTAGATATTGAATATACTGAAATATACGACTATGTTGGCAACGGTTATATTCATGAAAATTACTTTAAAACAGGTAACTATTTCGGTTGGCACGATGATTACGAAAAATCGGCTCAAGTCGTACTTCATAAAGTAGTCACAAGCCATGAATAA
- a CDS encoding alpha/beta hydrolase gives MDLNTNFTTETINLNPDYEGEVIAVLIASKLNTNNRKSVLYIHGYVDYFFHSHYAEQFNANNLDFYALDLRKYGRSLLPHQHPNYCKNLKEYYEEISFAIRKIKISSTGVYLLAHSTGGLTTSCYMNEGKERHHIDGLILNSPFLDFNQSKIEKCASLFASRVISKYANYAKINGVLSPAYAQSIHKDYYGEWDFNLNWKPIKGFPTYFKWVVAIANAQKSLEQSNIQVPVLVMYSSGSLKTSKFSKAAMSNDIVLNNDDIKRVGKTLGSDVSLMKIENAQHDIFLSPKAVRTEAFKRMFSWLSTH, from the coding sequence ATGGATTTAAACACAAACTTTACAACAGAAACCATTAACCTCAACCCAGACTACGAAGGTGAAGTTATTGCCGTATTAATAGCGTCTAAACTCAATACAAACAACAGAAAAAGTGTATTATATATTCATGGGTATGTCGATTATTTTTTTCATTCTCATTACGCCGAGCAGTTCAATGCAAATAACTTAGATTTTTATGCGTTAGATCTTCGTAAATATGGACGCTCACTCCTACCTCATCAGCATCCTAACTACTGTAAAAATTTAAAAGAATATTACGAAGAAATTTCATTCGCAATTCGTAAAATAAAAATAAGCAGTACTGGTGTATATTTACTCGCACATTCTACCGGAGGCTTAACCACGAGCTGTTACATGAACGAGGGAAAAGAAAGACACCATATTGATGGATTAATTCTAAATTCTCCATTTCTAGATTTCAATCAATCTAAAATCGAAAAATGTGCTAGTCTATTCGCTTCTAGAGTAATTTCAAAATATGCCAATTACGCTAAAATAAATGGTGTCCTCTCTCCTGCCTATGCCCAAAGTATACATAAAGACTATTATGGCGAATGGGATTTCAATTTAAATTGGAAACCTATAAAAGGGTTCCCTACTTATTTTAAATGGGTGGTTGCTATCGCAAATGCTCAAAAAAGTTTAGAACAATCTAATATTCAAGTTCCAGTATTAGTCATGTATTCGTCGGGTTCCCTAAAGACATCTAAATTCTCTAAAGCTGCCATGTCTAATGATATTGTATTAAATAATGACGATATTAAACGAGTCGGAAAAACTTTAGGTTCAGACGTGTCTCTCATGAAAATTGAAAACGCACAACACGATATTTTTTTATCACCTAAAGCGGTAAGAACCGAAGCCTTCAAGCGCATGTTTTCTTGGCTTTCTACACATTAA
- a CDS encoding YgiQ family radical SAM protein translates to MHINKLTDWLPTTNKEVKLRGWEELDVILFSGDAYVDHPSFGPAVIGRILESYGLKVAIVPQPSVNDNLQDFTKLGTPKLFFGVTGGCMDPMVSNYTASKKRRDKDAYTPNGDKGFRPDYATSVYSNILKEKFPDVPVLIGGIEASLRRVTHYDYWSDKLMPSILETSKADMLVYGMGEQPLREIVELLQKGVPFSSLTTVKQTAFLLNADEPLPKNKNWEDVEIQSHEVCLKDKKKFASNFKVIEQESNKLNANRISQKINNKTLVINPPFPTMLEEEIDASFDLPYTRLPHPKYNKRGPIPAFEMIKFSINIHRGCFGGCSFCTISAHQGKFIASRSQESVLKEVDKVANMPDFKGYLSDIGGPSANMYKMKGKVQSICDKCVAPSCISPVICSNLDTSHKPLTELYQAVDKHPKIKKSFIGSGIRHDMLVPEFNKNADPKELDDYTEEVMTKHISGRLKVAPEHTSDPVLKLMRKPSFKYFHKFKERFDKINIKKDLKLQLIPYFISNHPACEVEDMANLAAETKDMGFQLEQVQGFTPTPMTVATVIYYSGYHPYTLKPTKTPKSKKEKDEQHRFFFWYRQENKDWIKKTLNKVGRTDLLDVLLPEAKDGKAWKKVNLKPVKNTFDDAVPSNNDNPTIGSRRKKKQYSRKKRR, encoded by the coding sequence ATGCATATAAACAAACTCACAGACTGGTTACCAACAACTAACAAAGAAGTAAAGCTTCGTGGTTGGGAAGAACTTGACGTTATTTTATTTAGCGGAGACGCTTACGTGGATCATCCATCTTTTGGACCTGCCGTTATTGGTCGTATCTTAGAAAGTTACGGACTAAAAGTTGCTATTGTTCCGCAACCCAGTGTTAACGATAATTTACAGGACTTTACAAAACTTGGTACACCCAAATTATTTTTTGGAGTAACAGGTGGTTGTATGGACCCCATGGTTAGTAATTATACGGCAAGTAAAAAACGCCGAGATAAAGACGCCTATACTCCAAATGGAGACAAAGGGTTTAGACCAGATTATGCCACATCTGTATATTCTAACATCTTAAAAGAAAAGTTTCCTGATGTTCCCGTTCTAATTGGTGGTATTGAAGCATCCTTACGCCGTGTAACTCATTACGATTACTGGAGTGATAAATTGATGCCGAGTATTTTAGAAACCTCTAAAGCAGACATGCTCGTATACGGCATGGGCGAACAACCTTTAAGAGAAATTGTAGAATTATTACAAAAAGGAGTTCCGTTTTCTAGTTTAACCACTGTAAAACAAACTGCCTTTTTATTAAATGCTGATGAGCCTCTACCTAAAAACAAAAATTGGGAAGATGTCGAAATCCAGTCGCATGAAGTCTGTTTAAAAGACAAAAAGAAATTTGCTTCTAATTTTAAAGTTATCGAGCAAGAATCTAATAAGCTTAATGCGAATAGAATTTCTCAGAAAATAAACAATAAAACCTTAGTTATTAATCCACCTTTTCCAACTATGTTAGAAGAGGAGATTGATGCCTCTTTCGATTTACCATACACACGATTACCTCATCCAAAGTATAACAAGCGTGGACCCATTCCTGCGTTCGAAATGATTAAGTTTTCTATAAACATTCACCGTGGATGCTTTGGAGGCTGTAGTTTCTGTACCATTTCTGCACATCAAGGAAAATTTATTGCGAGTCGTAGCCAGGAATCTGTTTTAAAAGAAGTCGATAAGGTGGCTAATATGCCAGATTTTAAAGGCTATTTATCTGATATTGGCGGACCTTCTGCGAATATGTATAAGATGAAAGGAAAAGTACAATCTATTTGCGATAAATGTGTTGCGCCGTCTTGTATTTCGCCTGTAATCTGTAGTAATTTAGACACATCGCACAAGCCTTTAACCGAGTTATACCAAGCGGTAGATAAGCATCCTAAGATTAAGAAATCATTTATTGGAAGTGGTATTCGTCATGATATGTTAGTGCCTGAATTTAACAAAAATGCAGATCCTAAAGAATTAGACGATTATACTGAAGAAGTGATGACTAAGCATATTTCTGGGCGCTTAAAAGTTGCTCCAGAGCATACGTCTGATCCCGTTTTAAAACTGATGCGTAAACCGTCTTTTAAATATTTTCATAAGTTTAAAGAGCGTTTCGACAAAATCAATATTAAAAAAGATTTAAAACTTCAACTGATTCCTTATTTTATATCGAATCATCCAGCTTGCGAGGTTGAAGACATGGCAAATCTAGCTGCAGAAACCAAAGATATGGGCTTTCAGTTAGAGCAAGTGCAAGGGTTTACACCAACACCAATGACGGTTGCTACGGTTATTTATTATAGTGGATATCATCCGTATACGTTAAAGCCAACAAAAACACCTAAATCTAAAAAAGAGAAAGACGAACAACACCGTTTCTTCTTTTGGTACAGACAAGAAAATAAAGATTGGATTAAAAAGACTTTAAACAAAGTTGGAAGAACCGATTTGTTAGATGTGTTATTACCAGAAGCCAAAGACGGTAAAGCCTGGAAAAAAGTAAATCTTAAACCCGTTAAAAACACTTTCGATGATGCTGTTCCATCTAATAACGACAATCCAACTATTGGATCTCGTAGAAAAAAGAAACAATATTCTAGAAAGAAAAGACGTTAA
- a CDS encoding FKBP-type peptidyl-prolyl cis-trans isomerase — translation MSQVKENDTVKVHYTGKLSNGQVFDSSLEREPLEITIGQGMLIPGFENAIIDMKVNEKKTVEITKADAYGDINEALFHEVAKEQLPPDVKPEVGMGLTSKSEDGREHQFRVVDVKDDHIVVDGNHPLAGQDLVFDLELVEIK, via the coding sequence ATGAGTCAAGTAAAAGAGAATGATACAGTAAAAGTGCATTACACAGGTAAATTAAGCAACGGTCAAGTATTTGACAGCTCTTTAGAGCGTGAACCATTAGAAATTACTATTGGTCAAGGTATGTTAATTCCTGGTTTTGAAAATGCTATCATTGATATGAAAGTGAATGAGAAAAAAACAGTTGAAATAACTAAAGCGGACGCATACGGCGACATAAATGAAGCGTTATTCCATGAAGTAGCTAAAGAACAGTTACCTCCAGATGTTAAGCCAGAAGTTGGAATGGGATTAACCTCTAAAAGTGAAGATGGAAGAGAACACCAATTTAGAGTTGTAGATGTTAAAGATGATCATATTGTTGTAGATGGAAATCATCCACTTGCAGGTCAAGATTTAGTATTTGATTTGGAATTAGTGGAAATTAAATAA